A genomic region of Spirochaetota bacterium contains the following coding sequences:
- the flgF gene encoding flagellar basal-body rod protein FlgF gives MLRGIYTGASGMIAQQARLDVVANNLANVDKTGFKKDLAIFKAFPDMLIRRLNESGLGVTPAGSYDTMPYVGKLGTGVEVNEVYTDFDQGSLQRTENNFDLALDGRGFLTVKTERGERYTRNGAFTINQDGILMTHNGYPVMGENGIIHVQQNNFIVNERGEIMVNGAIDPNSVVGMADNDWSQPVVLDRLKLVDFEKIRELKKEGDSLWKETEFSGPPLPPGDVKVIQGFLEKSNVNMVREMVDMIEVQRSYEANQKTVQTHDAELGRLINEVAR, from the coding sequence ATGCTTCGAGGAATATACACCGGCGCCAGCGGCATGATCGCGCAACAGGCGCGTCTTGACGTGGTGGCCAACAATCTTGCCAACGTGGACAAGACCGGGTTCAAGAAGGACCTTGCCATATTCAAGGCCTTCCCGGATATGCTGATCCGCCGCCTGAACGAGAGCGGCCTCGGTGTGACACCGGCTGGATCGTACGACACCATGCCCTACGTGGGCAAGCTCGGCACAGGCGTCGAGGTGAACGAAGTATACACCGACTTCGACCAGGGATCGCTCCAGCGCACCGAGAACAATTTCGACCTGGCCCTGGACGGCCGCGGTTTCCTCACGGTGAAGACCGAGCGCGGCGAGCGCTATACCAGGAACGGCGCCTTCACCATCAACCAGGATGGAATCCTCATGACCCACAACGGGTATCCGGTCATGGGCGAGAACGGCATCATCCATGTTCAACAGAACAATTTTATCGTCAACGAACGGGGCGAAATAATGGTAAATGGCGCCATTGATCCGAACTCCGTTGTCGGCATGGCGGATAACGACTGGAGCCAGCCGGTTGTCCTTGACCGCCTGAAGCTGGTTGATTTCGAAAAAATACGGGAGCTGAAAAAAGAAGGCGACTCTCTCTGGAAGGAGACTGAGTTTTCCGGGCCTCCCCTGCCTCCGGGTGACGTGAAAGTAATCCAGGGATTTCTGGAGAAGTCCAACGTCAACATGGTCCGTGAAATGGTGGACATGATAGAGGTCCAACGCAGTTATGAAGCCAACCAGAAAACGGTCCAGACCCATGACGCCGAACTGGGACGCCTCATAAACGAGGTGGCCCGGTAA